TCATTAACTATCTTTTTTGCATAATCCTTCATTTGCTTTTCTTTTTGACTTAATTGTCTTTTAGGTTTATAATAAGCATATATGAATATATTTGCATCTAAGAATCTCATAAACTTGCCCCTTGAAACTTCTTTTCAAACTCTTTCCAACTTCCAATAGCTTCAATACCCAAATCCACTTTATCGAAATATTGAGTTAAATCTACTTTTCGCTTTGGAATTATCTTTAAATATCCCTTACGTTTTACTATAAAAAGTTCTCGACTTTCATCGATCTCAGATTCACGCCAATCAGCAGGCAAAATAATACGACCTTGTGAATCGACCTTTTTAACTTCTACTCCAATTTCCATTATATGTCACCATAAAAGAATCATTTTTACCAAAATATAAATTTTTCCTCCAAAAAAACTTTAAAAATGGAAACTTGAAATTATTAAGCACTAAAAGCTTTTTCTACTTATTTTTAAGCTTAAGCTATTTATAGTATAATTACAAACTTTTATCTATATACCTTATTAAATAATAAGTTACTTAAAAAGTACTTATCTTAGCAATAGGAGGCATTAAACGTTTATGTTGAGAATTTTTAACCATATTGATTACTTTTTCAATAATATCTTTTGAAATTTTTAGCTTAGAAGCAATTTCCTCTTTATTTATTTTTAAATCAAATAATCCATAAAGAATTAAATCTATTGTTTTATAATCTAATCCAATTTCTTTTTCAGCTAAATGATTTTTCCACAATCTTGGACTGCTAGGCTTTTCAACTATTTTATTTGGTAAACCTAAATGTTTTGCGATCATTCTTACTTGAGTTTTATAAAGATCTCCAATTGGTAAAAGATCTGCTGCGCCATCACCATACTTAGTAAAGTATCCTATTAAAATTTCACTTTTATCTCCAGTACCCGCAACCAAAAAATTATTCACATTTGCAAAATAATATAATAAAACCATTCTTATTCTTGCTCTAAGATTCCCACAAGCCTTCTTATTATTTTCATTATGAATAGGATTTATAGAAGAAAAAACATTATAAATATCATCTATTTTTATAACATAATATTTTATTCCAAGTTTTTCAGCTAATTCAATAGCATCCTTAATATCTTCTTCAGGTGTTATTCTTTCATCAGGAAGAATGAGCCCAATAACTTTATCTTTTCCTAAAGCTTTAACACAAAGTGTAGCAACAACAGAAGAATCCAATCCTCCACTTAAGCCAAGAACTATTCCATTGCTTTTAGAATTATTAACTATCTCTTTTATAAAATCTATTATTTTTTTAATTACTTCATCCCAATTAAGATTAAATACTTCTATATTAAGAGACATATTATCATAATTGATTTATTTTTTCTTCTATTTAAATTAATTATTCTTATCTTTCGATTATTTTTATATATACTTTTCTTTTTCTTGGCCCATCAAACTCGCATAAAAATATTCCTTGCCAAATTCCTAAAGCAAGTTTACCATTTTCTATGAAAATTATTTCACTATGTCCTACCAAACTTGATTTTACATGTGCAGGTGAATTTCCCTCTAAATGCTCATAATCTAAATCTTCTGGAACTATTTTATTAAGTGTATTAATAATATCTTCTTTTACACTAGGATCAGCATTTTCATTAATAGTAATTCCAGCAGTTGTATGTGGAATAAATAAATAGCATATTCCATTTTTTATGTCTTCTTCTTTTATAATTTTCTCAATTTGATTAGTAATATCTATAAATTCAATTTTTTTATTAGTTTTAACTTCTAAAATTTTCATATACATCATCTATTTTTAAAAAATGGGAATATTTATACCTAATCTTAACTTCATTAAGATATTTTAAAAATTTTAGAAAAACTTATAAAATAGAATTATATAAAAGAAAATGGTGAGATTTTGCAAGAAAATAAATTAAGGAAATTAATACGTGAAGGTAAACCAACACTTGGAACAAGAATACTTTCATCATGGCCTGGTATTGTTGAGATAATAGGACAAACAGGTTTATTTGATTATGTTGAATTTCTTGCAGAATATGCTCCATGGAATCTTTATGATTTAGAAAATTTAGCTAGGGCAGCTGAATTATATAATATGTCTTCAATGATAAAAATAGACGCAGTTCCAAGAAGCTATATTGCAGCTAAAGCACTTCAATCAGGAATACAGAACTTTCTTTTTGCAGATATTAGAACAGTTGAAGATGCAGAAGAAGCTATTAAATCTGTTAGGCTTGAACCTAAAGGACTTATGGGAGTAGGGAATTTTAGAATTGGAGGATATGTTTTTGCAAAATATTCAATAGCAGATTATAGAAAAGCAGCAGAAGATGCTGTTATTGCTTTTATGATAGAGAAAAAAAGTGCAGTAGATCATTTAGAAGAAATATTATCTATTGAAGGCGTTGATATGGTTCAATTCGGACCTTGGGATTATGGTTTAAGCATAGGTTTAACAGGAGAACCTGGAACACCTTGGGCTTTAGCTGATCCGAGAGTAAAAGAAGCTGAATTGAAAACAATAAAAACAGCTATAAAAATGGATAAACGTCCAAGAGTTGAATTAGGAAGTGCTGATGTAGATTTAATTAAAAAATATGTTGAACTTGGAGTTAAAGATTTTAATATAGGAACAGATATTAGAATTCTTTACAATTTTTGGAAAAGAGAAGGTGAAGAAATAAGAAGAATTCTTTCAAAAATTTCCTAAATTTTTTAATATTGTATTCCTTTAGTTGTTACTATTTCTTTAGGCATTTTTTTATCAATAATTAAATTCACAAAATCAGCTTTTTCAAACAATTCTTTAGGAGCATATCTTCCAGTTAATACAACATGTGTTCTTTTAGGTATTTTATTTAAAAAATCTAATACTTCTTTAATATCTATAAGTTTCCAATGTAATGCTAAATTTATTTCATCTAAAACAAGTAAATGAGGCTTTTTCTTTTTAACAATTTCTTCAGCAAATTTTAATGCTTTTTCAGCTAATTTTTTATCAAGTTCTTCTATACTTCTAACTTCAAATTTTTCTTTATTAATTTTTATTATTTTCTTTCTTCCACTTTCAACTTTTATCCATCCAGGTCTTCCAAATTGATATATTTCATAATATGGTTCAAGTAATTTTCTAATTTTATATTCTCCAATATTTTTCCACCATTTTAAAAATTGAATTATTATCACTTTCTTTTTATGTCCAACACATCTAAGAGCTAATCCTAAAGCATTGGTTGTTTTCCCTCCACCAGTCCCTGTATAAAGATAAATATGACCCATTCTTCCCTCCTCTTAATTAAGCTCATTTTAAACTTTTATTCTTAAAAATTTTTTCAATAAATTATATTAAAACTAATATTCTTCTCCTATTTATTAATGAGAAACTTATTCTTAAACTATTATGGCGATAAAATTTTTAGATGGTATTTTTTGAAATTAATTTTCACTCCTCTCTAAGAATTTTATTATAACTAAAAGATTTATATCCCAAAATCTAATTAAATAATATATGAGTGAAAAGGCGAAGCCAGAAGAAGAAATATCTTCATTAATTTCCCAAGTCAAAAGTATAGGGTATTATGCTGGTCTCACTTTTGGTGCAGGATATACGCTAATATTCTTTGGAATAATTTTCATATTTGTGGAAATGGTTTTAAGAGCACTTCAAGCAGGAGTTTTGCATTATATAGGTGATCTTCCACCTTGGAGAATAATAACATTAGTCTTTATTTTTATTGGGTTATTTTTCGGAGTAGTTTTTGGTTCAACAATCACTGGGAATGCTAAATCATTGAAAGAAGATTCATTAAATCTTAATAAAATATCTTCTTCAGCATCCGTATTTTCTTTAATGTTACTTTTCTTATGGCTTGGCTCAACAATCTCAGCTTTCGTAAATAGGCAACCATCATTCTCTTCTGTTTGTGGAGTTGCAGGTACAGCTTTGTTTCTTATAGGCTTAGGAAGATATCGTGAAAAAGCTTCAAGATTTATGGGTGCAATAATTATGTTGATATCTCTTGTCTTAATATACTTTGCTGCATATTGGAACTTTCTACAAAGACCAGTTAATGGATTACTTTTCTCAGAGCTAACAATAGAAGTTGTATCACTATTAATTTTAGGTATTTGTGCAGCAATTTTCTCTCTACCAATTATTCAGGAAGAGCTTAAACAGACAGTTTTTGGTTTGATATTATCCATTGTAGGAATAGTGTTTTCAGCAGGTGTTATATATCTTAATTTTTCAGCACTTCCAGCTTTTAGCATATCTACACCCATAGACC
This DNA window, taken from Nitrososphaerota archaeon, encodes the following:
- a CDS encoding secondary thiamine-phosphate synthase enzyme YjbQ, producing the protein MMYMKILEVKTNKKIEFIDITNQIEKIIKEEDIKNGICYLFIPHTTAGITINENADPSVKEDIINTLNKIVPEDLDYEHLEGNSPAHVKSSLVGHSEIIFIENGKLALGIWQGIFLCEFDGPRKRKVYIKIIER
- a CDS encoding cob(I)yrinic acid a,c-diamide adenosyltransferase, whose protein sequence is MGHIYLYTGTGGGKTTNALGLALRCVGHKKKVIIIQFLKWWKNIGEYKIRKLLEPYYEIYQFGRPGWIKVESGRKKIIKINKEKFEVRSIEELDKKLAEKALKFAEEIVKKKKPHLLVLDEINLALHWKLIDIKEVLDFLNKIPKRTHVVLTGRYAPKELFEKADFVNLIIDKKMPKEIVTTKGIQY
- a CDS encoding aldolase/citrate lyase family protein; its protein translation is MQENKLRKLIREGKPTLGTRILSSWPGIVEIIGQTGLFDYVEFLAEYAPWNLYDLENLARAAELYNMSSMIKIDAVPRSYIAAKALQSGIQNFLFADIRTVEDAEEAIKSVRLEPKGLMGVGNFRIGGYVFAKYSIADYRKAAEDAVIAFMIEKKSAVDHLEEILSIEGVDMVQFGPWDYGLSIGLTGEPGTPWALADPRVKEAELKTIKTAIKMDKRPRVELGSADVDLIKKYVELGVKDFNIGTDIRILYNFWKREGEEIRRILSKIS
- a CDS encoding NAD+ synthase, whose protein sequence is MSLNIEVFNLNWDEVIKKIIDFIKEIVNNSKSNGIVLGLSGGLDSSVVATLCVKALGKDKVIGLILPDERITPEEDIKDAIELAEKLGIKYYVIKIDDIYNVFSSINPIHNENNKKACGNLRARIRMVLLYYFANVNNFLVAGTGDKSEILIGYFTKYGDGAADLLPIGDLYKTQVRMIAKHLGLPNKIVEKPSSPRLWKNHLAEKEIGLDYKTIDLILYGLFDLKINKEEIASKLKISKDIIEKVINMVKNSQHKRLMPPIAKISTF
- a CDS encoding AbrB/MazE/SpoVT family DNA-binding domain-containing protein, with product MEIGVEVKKVDSQGRIILPADWRESEIDESRELFIVKRKGYLKIIPKRKVDLTQYFDKVDLGIEAIGSWKEFEKKFQGASL